A stretch of the Aspergillus puulaauensis MK2 DNA, chromosome 6, nearly complete sequence genome encodes the following:
- a CDS encoding uncharacterized protein (COG:S;~EggNog:ENOG410PIDQ), with protein sequence MAPQSSALSKTLESLTLSKIRELEKQRSTYEDRKAQVLADAESQPDLFARVNVILNGTKAILPQVAKEHAVTNIERWLDQQRFDPAVTDGMLNEYETELRSQLDAHSRRLSLADLYSRLLTEWTNAPVTGGDGEIDEDEYTVVDERQKQRLEQLCDQFEEAVFTPLETSAEDIHAFLDSLFPDDKKMEQLHVLRNEIRKSTQDEFDDEAPFDERTLTATIGGLLREDIVSEEKQDVLKGFLKNSVALTEIADVLNMRWADLENWDWFAGDEGIPVLPRQQLNGKYRIWMDEDVLQLIFVQYIGISLCNILKRELRDFIEDYGVWNWKVAPSMTEDDVERLAYYTNRPGADNGPEGNRRSNYTDLYFLSQLPTSLTTLADGDAGYDDDDSDNESAERSAPKGNIKQEILRKVATETLLQRHIYGEAAVIQTDLRWFGTSIPHSTIFAIMAYIGFPEKWITFFRKYFASPLNMDKSSEGRTPKGPQTRLRGMPMAHASEKLIGELVLFFMDFAVNSTTGLLLYRLHDDIWICGEPSKCAKAWEVMGTFAKVTGLEFNDSKTGSVYLSDSVDPAVANKLPKGPVTFGFLKLDDSGTWVIDQKQVGAHVKQLKTQLDKCGSVMAWIRTWNSCIGRFFKNTFGEPAACFGKQHVDMILATYKAMQDTLFGSTTGTVAQHLRQMIKERFGVSDIPDALFYYPEELGGLALRNPAISPFLVRGSLQKSPLEHIEEFLEQERETYNNLKKAFYERPNTVRVSRFAEANNGNERQFVSTEEKDTFITFEEWTRFRWSHSAPFCRLYEKLQRVPVADGIRFTSPVTTALSAVLRGSQVSDFDEETKWLVQMYAPEVLKNYGGVGLVQKKYLPVGVMAMVKEKRVRWQMVL encoded by the coding sequence TCTCGCCGACGCAGAAAGCCAACCCGATCTCTTCGCGCGGGTGAATGTCATTCTGAACGGCACAAAAGCAATTCTTCCACAAGTCGCCAAGGAGCATGCGGTCACAAATATCGAGCGCTGGCTGGACCAGCAGCGTTTCGACCCTGCGGTTACCGATGGCATGCTGAATGAGTATGAGACCGAGCTCCGATCCCAGTTGGACGCCCATAGTCGGAGGCTGAGCCTCGCGGATTTGTACTCGCGGCTACTGACCGAGTGGACGAATGCTCCTGTAactggtggtgatggtgagattgatgaggatgaatACACGGTTGTTGATGAGCGGCAGAAGCAGCGGTTGGAGCAGCTGTGTGATCAGTTTGAGGAGGCAGTTTTCACGCCGCTTGAGACAAGTGCGGAGGATATCCACGCGTTCCTTGACTCGCTCTTCCCGGACGACAAGAAGATGGAACAGTTACACGTTCTCCGGAACGAGATTCGCAAGTCGACCCAGGACGAGTTTGACGACGAAGCGCCGTTTGACGAAAGAACTCTCACGGCGACGATAGGAGGACTGCTGAGAGAGGACATCgtgagcgaggagaagcaggatgtCCTTAAAGGATTTCTGAAGAACAGCGTCGCATTGACTGAGATTGCGGACGTTTTGAACATGCGATGGGCTGACTTGGAGAACTGGGACTGGTTTGCTGGGGATGAGGGCATTCCAGTCTTGCCGCGCCAGCAGCTGAATGGAAAATACCGAATTTGGATGGATGAGGACGTCCTGCAGCTGATATTTGTACAGTACATTGGCATATCCCTTTGCAATATCTTGAAGAGGGAGCTGCGAGACTTTATCGAAGACTACGGCGTGTGGAACTGGAAGGTAGCTCCGTCTATGACCGAGGATGATGTGGAGCGTCTGGCATACTACACCAACAGGCCGGGGGCAGACAATGGGCCAGAGGGGAATCGAAGATCGAATTACACCGACTTATACTTCCTCTCCCAGTTGCCGACATCATTAACAACGCTTGCAGACGGGGATGCGGGGtatgacgacgatgacagTGACAATGAGTCTGCCGAACGTTCAGCGCCGAAAGGAAACATTAAACAGGAAATACTACGGAAGGTTGCGACCGAAACGCTCCTCCAAAGACACATCTACGGTGAGGCCGCTGTGATACAGACGGACCTACGCTGGTTCGGGACCAGCATTCCACACAGCACCATTTTCGCTATCATGGCCTATATTGGATTTCCCGAGAAGTGGATTACCTTTTTCCGCAAGTATTTCGCGTCGCCATTGAATATGGACAAGTCGTCTGAAGGCCGCACGCCCAAGGGGCCCCAGACTCGCCTAAGGGGGATGCCCATGGCCCACGCTTCTGAGAAGTTAATTGGGGAACTGGTATTGTTTTTCATGGATTTCGCCGTGAACAGCACGACTGGACTGCTTCTTTACCGGCTCCATGATGACATCTGGATCTGCGGCGAGCCTAGCAAATGTGCCAAAGCGTGGGAGGTAATGGGTACGTTTGCCAAGGTCACCGGCCTAGAATTCAACGACAGCAAAACAGGCTCGGTTTACCTTTCCGACTCTGTCGATCCGGCTGTCGCAAATAAGTTACCCAAGGGGCCTGTCACGTTCGGCTTTCTGAAGCTCGACGATTCAGGGACGTGGGTGATCGATCAGAAACAGGTGGGCGCTCACGTCAAGCAACTGAAAACACAACTGGATAAATGCGGTAGCGTGATGGCATGGATCAGAACCTGGAACAGTTGCATTGGCCGGTTCTTCAAAAATACCTTCGGAGAGCCCGCCGCCTGCTTTGGGAAGCAACATGTGGACATGATCCTCGCAACATATAAAGCGATGCAGGACACTCTATTTGGGAGTACCACCGGCACAGTGGCCCAGCACCTCCGGCAAATGATCAAAGAAAGGTTCGGGGTGTCTGATATTCCAGACGCGCTCTTCTACTACCCTGAAGAACTAGGTGGCCTCGCCCTCCGCAACCCAGCCATCTCGCCATTCCTAGTTCGAGGTTCGTTGCAAAAGTCACCGCTCGAACATATCGAAGAATTTTTAGAGCAGGAAAGGGAGACATACAATAATCTCAAGAAGGCGTTCTATGAGCGGCCCAATACCGTACGAGTGTCTCGCTTCGCAGAAGCAAATAACGGCAACGAGCGCCAATTCGTTTCCACGGAAGAAAAGGACACGTTCATCACGTTTGAAGAGTGGACTAGGTTCCGCTGGTCGCACAGCGCTCCATTCTGCCGTCTATATGAGAAGCTCCAGCGAGTTCCCGTGGCGGATGGGATTCGATTTACTTCGCCTGTCACTACTGCGCTGTCGGCAGTGTTGCGGGGGTCACAGGTGAGCGATTTTGACGAGGAGACGAAGTGGCTCGTGCAGATGTATGCAccggaggtgttgaagaatTACGGAGGTGTTGGTCTGGTTCAGAAGAA